The following coding sequences lie in one Salvelinus fontinalis isolate EN_2023a chromosome 21, ASM2944872v1, whole genome shotgun sequence genomic window:
- the setx gene encoding probable helicase senataxin isoform X1, with protein MMSMCRWCTSLGDDVAKLLQRYCAGSWLAEDEKAVNEEKALNDDLDKCLECVVAYHRAKEELPGLHRRLWELETSRLLDLFSHAAKDAEPAKDLSYVEEDGREIGVSNISPAVYEDRLGVPLSEVLKYPYLLASPELSEMCVEAICKMEEYNSFRVCSKDPGIYLLLVHPNETVRRWAIGAARSLGKVDRDDFYDLQDIFTCMFYIVELRIPQNFPDMDTSYDPTTKMTLLQPHLYDSKNAKNYWLGICMLLTQLDAQAMDSLFLGPDKQANILLCILNALKDEEPSNEMDPFWPVLQCFMVILDCLGSRFWGQIEPSQAFQAITQSPSYSAELESIRQQTVISRVKTETTCDDDMVTCSQMVYDSNTKVSKGSRRSRGVASNVVYEDMSSLVNLLHSEVGQALRVHDSTFLWFIPFVKSVMDLDEHSVLYITEVVHYLCGEISTDLPTPQVCICDKVTEFFTLILVHIIELHLGSGRMNMLYYCAPKWVSVLVKCSTLPGDAFVHTSEGPVSHSVSSTSSLRVSVPRKASTSRAVPQACMHIIRSLLKEGTRLNPNSKCHHFLNRLNKHLREGQQREWKLIRSEIQELQICLKDYVKMMMNRPTISTSPPEPLDIEAGPVAPTTPPLQSSNDPSGPSSLAEFNPPIKREGLWDDVEGSTSGGGDSNGVQSGWDIDLALLKKEPLTPEEEFVEPTNDSRPTQDNVTSLRADPEKIQVIKSRLGQLMTKKSKSERARPSVGLSEFGKEKSENLLTSRREEASNLHGISRPPPCLQESVDNVPLSVLKSNLKGKEGSKSSRDRSKGNSRQFDRPLSPPKSTSDVIVISDDEATLDVVRARSTECFSETSQIKNEPDASDQNPSPWRDYDGDMSESQVFEFETQEDMASAWSNRDSESNIPPEKLKEDSPVSPTSREPLSSWECDTQPIYDEDIERACQQVEKELEKPKTPPQGLKRAIVVKKRNLLVDAKPLASKCLSKKPTVVEKLIKEPVKDAPHAVTPPLRNCSSTVRSNRLETETHFSFTTSAFSRKTSLTPAIVPPKKVRKATEPVSTAEKLGLKKKVRKAFDLSQGSRDIVGDLRHHGATVNVPQAKKPTRQTKRSKVTFPQKRVVKGSNNKLFQFFRQSKQALGAGISAKAEPMKRNPKKIDEIQTPSFVREEDDEDEDLQCSQLDPTRHEEQLTVNCSSQRANENKPASSNTVSSVVSNMDRQISPYFQRNDDVTPGPSGQVPKSNEGEDYDAEWMYLTQMEPTEMEMCSQMEEEEEELFYTQRDPVDMDIDADSQMPFEEKGGSSDWTWPKQANEGQEAPLATQTFKKPHTPPPLRSSLTQDDDRLFLKPGMSPMSVKKAKPSTTKIYATSSSRSASLVQEMERTANAPLSASSAPAGRGRPARPVVPARPVVPARPVVPARPVVPARSPCVRQPPPYPEVGQSLPLNRLLYKPIAPQLPPKPNPPKQPPPRPEQNIPRPPGQPLRPIQHSNIGSTPQPSTSRHYGPSRSQMPNPEVGFRFDPNYLIQHILKWTFDMFSNYKQFGIPSEVCELPLMEVGFSFSSYDEYYKTFYPLLLTNTFEELAGEWLKNKESGKVITQNLKVVAHEYSHSVWNVSLTASITASDDSRQMYPREEDLVILWLPQNTGAYPWHEQGFLDPQEQFGYVQRSNVCNGGVGQCPTLNLMIKTLGNVTLANKQAVRCDVVGSLVSTLREFRAICLLNGSSMLKPLLAPHVSYFQPGPEVIPSLNLPDYNLDQVRAVRTGLSVIRNQQHTPKICLIHGPPGTGKSKTIVGLLQKLFSEGVQSMAPPGSRQSEHRRMRVLLCAPSNAAIDNLMKKIIPVFKEKCKNIQGNCGDINLVRLGNERTISKNLKPFSLDSQVKNKTQKALMSQDPDIHRRRAQLDESIDKISKMLPKLQKKEEMYHELAMQKSRLLQERQKLSSQLKQSRSKTQETQAQVLQDAHVVCCTLSTSGSTILESAFRRLGHKPFICIIVDEAGQATETETLIPMLYQCNALILVGDPHQLPPTVISQKAKELKYGQSLMARLVRNLDDYCKENKKPSPVVFLSCQYRMHPEICEFPSKHIYRKALKTDSETAERRGNFGWPLQPYRVFDVTDGQEVKEGASFSNLKEVQLVVFLLRLMAEKQQVKVGVITPYNAQKDRINREMAKVVNKNLTVDVDTVEGFQGREMDCIIVSCVRASDEQGGIGFLGNRQRLNVTITRAKFSLFILGHLRTLQENQDWGALIKDAATRDVIISTNEMTFKTDARKIFKQELTRSLSYPLREPGPPPAAPCPTADPPRPAPFQLRRSSEPALFAQGRDSPQQPWSASPPQDADRPRDPRLVVQTPQYRGDWNRRAEGIRVPQAEIRRDPRAEREPRGCNSPEQRHPTGYQNQRWAVRERDREQHRSPVSEPYPGDEVNRPPREPRQRDYNRYSATASFNHHTHTHPRKRDPDPGWIPPTYSKRGKERTDH; from the exons AGGCTATGGGAGTTGGAGACGTCCAGGCTCCTGGACTTGTTTTCTCATGCAGCAAAAGACGCAGAGCCGGCTAAGGACCTCAGCTATGTAGAAGAGGACGGCCGGGAAATCGGAGTGTCAAACATCAGCCCCGCAGTGTACGAGGACCGTCTGGGGGTTCCCCTGTCAGAGGTCCTCAAGTACCCCTACCTGCTTGCATCCCCTGAATTGA GTGAAATGTGTGTTGAGGCAATTTGTAAGATGGAGGAATATAACTCCTTCCGGGTGTGTTCTAAAGATCCAGGGATCTACCTCCTCCTCGTCCACCCCAACGAGACG GTCAGGCGGTGGGCAATTGGTGCTGCAAGGTCTTTAGGGAAGGTGGACCGAGACGACTTTTATGACCTTCAGGACATCTTCACCTGCATGTTCTACATTGTCGAGCTTAGAATCCCCCAGAACTTCCCAGACATGGATACGTCCTATGATCCGACGACTAAGATGACATTGCTGCAACCGCATCTTTACGATTCCAAAAATGCCAAAAACTACTGGTTGG GTATCTGTATGCTTCTGACACAGCTGGATGCCCAAGCTATGGACTCCCTGTTCCTGGGGCCAGACAAACAGGCCAACATACTGCTCTGTATCCTTAATGCCTTGAAGG ATGAAGAACCATCCAACGAGATGGATCCCTTCTGGCCAGTCTTGCAATGTTTTATGGTGATCTTGGATTGTTTGGGCTCCAGGTTTTGGGGTCAGATTGAGCCATCCCAAGCCTTCCAGGCCATCACACAAAGCCCTAGCTACTCTGCAGAGCTCGAGAGCATCAGACAACAAACCGTGAT ATCACGGGTTAAAACAGAAACTACATGTGATGATGACATGGTGACCTGCAGTCAGATGGTATATGACAGTAACACCAAAGTGAGCAAG GGAAGCAGACGCTCACGTGGTGTGGCTAGCAATGTGGTCTATGAGGATATGAGTTCTCTGGTCAATCTCCTGCATTCAGAAGTGGGACAGGCATTGCGTGTGCACGACAGCACATTTCTCTGGTTCATCCCctttgtgaaatctgttatggaCCTTGACGAACACAGCGTCCTATACATTACTGAGGTTGTCCACTACCTATGTGGGGAGATCAGCACAGACCTCCCGACGCCCCAGGTTTGCATATGTGACAAGGTCACAGAGTTCTTCACTCTTATTCTGGTCCATATCATCGAATTGCACCTGGGGAGTGGCCGCATGAACATGCTCTATTACTGCGCTCCCAAGTGGGTGAGCGTGTTGGTGAAATGTTCCACCCTGCCTGGTGACGCTTTCGTCCATACCTCGGAAGGTCCAGTTTCTCACTCGGTGTCTTCCACATCCTCCTTAAGGGTCAGTGTGCCCCGAAAGGCCTCTACTAGCAGGGCTGTTCCACAGGCATGCATGCATATCATCCGGTCCCTGCTGAAGGAAGGGACCAGGCTGAACCCCAACAGCAAGTGCCACCACTTCCTGAACCGTCTGAACAAGCACCTCAGAGAAGGGCAACAGAGGGAGTGGAAGCTGATTAGGTCGGAGATTCAGGAGCTGCAGATCTGTCTGAAGGACTATGTCAAGATGATGATGAACAGGCCAACCATAAGTACTTCTCCACCTGAACCGCTGGACATTGAGGCAGGGCCTGTGGCACCAACCACACCACCACTTCAGTCAAGCAATGACCCCTCGGGACCTAGCAGCTTAGCTGAATTTAACCCTCCTATAAAACGGGAAGGGTTGTGGGATGATGTCGAAGGCAGTACATCTGGTGGTGGGGATTCTAATGGAGTTCAGAGTGGGTGGGACATAGACCTAGCGTTGCTGAAAAAGGAGCCCCTAACCCCTGAAGAGGAGTTTGTAGAGCCGACTAATGATTCTAGACCAACCCAAGACAACGTAACTTCCTTGAGGGCAGATCCAGAGAAAATACAGGTGATCAAATCCAGACTCGGCCAGCTTATGACCAAGAAGTCCAAGTCTGAGAGAGCCAGGCCCTCTGTAGGACTCAGTGAATTCGGTAAAGAGAAATCTGAAAATCTGTTGACCAGCCGTAGAGAGGAGGCATCCAACCTCCACGGCATTAGCCGGCCCCCCCCATGCCTCCAAGAATCCGTGGACAATGTGCCCCTCTCTGTTTTAAAAAGTAATCTTAAAGGGAAAGAAGGCTCCAAATCCTCACGAGATCGGAGTAAAGGAAACTCGAGACAATTTGACCGACCACTATCTCCACCAAAGTCAACTTCTGATGTAATTGTTATATCTGATGACGAGGCTACATTAGATGTTGTTAGAGCAAGAAGTACTGAGTGTTTTTCTGAGACCTCCCAAATAAAAAATGAACCAGATGCCTCTGACCAGAATCCTAGTCCCTGGCGTGATTACGATGGAGACATGAGTGAGTCTCAGGTGTTTGAATTTGAAACACAGGAAGATATggcctctgcctggtccaacagAGATTCGGAAAGTAACATACCACCTGAAAAGCTCAAAGAAGATAGCCCTGTCAGTCCAACTTCAAGAGAGCCTTTATCAAGCTGGGAATGTGATACACAACCAATCTATGACGAGGACATCGAAAGAGCCTGTCAGCAGGTTGAGAAGGAGCTTGAGAAGCCTAAGACCCCACCTCAAGGGCTGAAACGGGCCATTGTTGTCAAAAAAAGAAATCTTCTTGTTGATGCAAAACCATTGGCCTCCAAGTGCCTGAGCAAGAAACCTACGGTGGTAGAAAAACTAATCAAAGAGCCTGTGAAGGATGCTCCCCATGCAGTCACACCGCCATTGAGAAATTGCAGTTCAACGGTACGTTCAAACAGACTGGAAACTGAGACACACTTTTCCTTCACCACATCAGCCTTCTCACGCAAAACGTCATTAACTCCAGCCATTGTCCCTCCTAAAAAAGTCAGAAAAGCCACAGAGCCTGTGTCCACAGCTGAGAAGCTTGGCCTTAAGAAGAAGGTGCGAAAGGCCTTTGATCTCTCCCAGGGATCACGTGATATTGTTGGTGATCTGAGGCACCACGGCGCTACAGTCAATGTCCCACAGGCCAAGAAGCCTACCCGACAGACCAAGAGGTCGAAGGTGACCTTCCCTCAGAAGAGAGTGGTCAAAGGGAGTAACAATAAGCTGTTCCAGTTCTTCAGGCAGAGCAAGCAGGCATTGGGAGCCGGAATCTCTGCAAAGGCAGAGCCAATGAAGAGAAATCCCAAAAAGATTGATGAAATTCAAACTCCCAGTTTTGTTAGAGAGGAGGACGATGAAGATGAGGACCTGCAGTGTTCCCAGCTAGATCCTACCCGTCATGAGGAACAGCTGACGGTCAATTGTAGCTCTCAAAGAGCCAATGAGAACAAACCAGCATCCTCCAATACAGTGAGTAGTGTGGTGTCCAACATGGACAGGCAGATCTCTCCATACTTTCAAAGGAATGATGATGTCACACCTGGACCTTCTGGTCAAGTCCCCAAAAGCAATGAAGGTGAAGATTATGATGCAGAATGGATGTACCTCACCCAAATGGAGCCAACTGAAATGGAGATGTGCTcgcagatggaggaggaggaagaagagttaTTCTACACACAGCGGGACCCTGTAGACATGGACATTGACGCAGACAGCCAGATGCCCTTTGAGGAAAAAGGAGGGTCTTCAGACTGGACATGGCCTAAACAGGCAAACGAAGGGCAAGAGGCTCCACTTGCCACACAGACTTTTAAGAAACCGCATACTCCGCCACCCTTGCGCTCTAGCTTGACTCAGGATGATGATCGCTTGTTCCTGAAACCAGGAATGTCTCCTATGTCGGTTAAAAAAGCCAAGCCGTCCACCACCAAGATCTACGCAACCTCAAGCTCCAGGAGTGCCTCCTTGGTGCAAGAGATGGAGAGGACTGCCAATGCTCCATTGTCGGCTTCTTCTGCCCCTGCTGGAAGAGGTAGGCCTGCCCGGCCAGTTGTGCCTGCCCGGCCAGTTGTGCCTGCCCGGCCAGTTGTGCCTGCCCGGCCAGTTGTGCCAGCACGAAGCCCCTGTGTACGACAACCACCTCCTTATCCAGAGGTTGGTCAGTCTCTTCCACTGAATCGACTCTTATACAAACCCATTGCACCACAACTACCACCTAAACCCAATCCACCAAAACAACCACCACCcagacctgaacaaaacatccCCCGTCCACCTGGCCAGCCCCTCCGCCCTATCCAGCACAGCAACATAGGTTCCACCCCCCAGCCCTCCACCTCCAGGCACTATGGCCCTTCCCGAAGTCAGATGCCCAACCCAGAGGTTGGCTTCAGATTTGACCCCAACTACCTAATTCAACACATCCTGAAATGGACCTTTGATATGTTCAGTAACTACAAGCAGTTTGGTATACCCTCTGAGGTATGTGAGTTACCGTTGATGGAAGTAGGCTTCAGCTTCAGCTCTTATGATGAATACTACAAGACCTTTTACCCCCTGCTTCTCACCAACACTTTCGAGGAG CTTGCAGGTGAATGGCTAAAGAACAAGGAATCAGGAAAGGTGATAACTCAGAATTTAAAAGTTGTTGCACACGAGTACAGCCACAGTGTTTGGAATGTCAGTTTAACAG CGAGCATTACTGCCAGTGATGACTCCCGTCAGATGTACCCTAGGGAGGAGGACCTGGTCATTCTGTGGCTGCCCCAGAATACAGGTGCTTACCCATGGCATGAGCAAGGCTTCTTGGATCCCCAAGAACAATTTGGCTATGTGCAGAGATCCAATGTCTGCAACGGAGGCGTGG GCCAGTGCCCAACTCTGAACCTGATGATAAAGACCCTGGGGAATGTGACGTTGGCGAACAAGCAGGCAGTGCGCTGTGATGTGGTGGGCTCCCTGGTCAGCACCTTGAGGGAGTTCAGGGCAATCTGTCTGCTCAATGGCAGCTCTATGCTCAAGCCCCTCCTGGCCCCACATGTCTCCTACTTCCAACCTGGCCCGGAGGTCATCCCCAGCCTCAACCTGCCT GATTACAACCTAGACCAGGTGAGGGCGGTGAGAACCGGTTTGTCCGTCATCAGGAACCAGCAACACACCCCAAAAATCTGCTTGATACACGGACCCCCAGGAACGGGAAAGAGCAAAACCATCGTGGGCCTGCTGCAAAAGCTGTTCTCTGAG GGAGTACAGAGCATGGCTCCTCCAGGGAGCAGGCAATCTGAACACCGTCGCATGAGGGTCCTCCTGTGTGCCCCGTCCAACGCAGCCATCGACAACCTGATGAAGAAGATTATCCCAGTCTTCAAGGAGAAGTGCAAGAACATCCAGG GTAACTGTGGGGACATCAATCTGGTGAGGCTTGGGAACGAAAGGACCATCTCcaagaatttaaaaccttttagCCTGGACAGTCAGGTGAAAAACAAAACAC AAAAGGCCCTAATGTCACAGGACCCAGACATCCACCGGCGCAGAGCGCAGCTGGACGAGAGCATAGACAAGATCTCCAAGATGTTGCCAAAACTGCAAAAGAAAGAGGAAATG TACCATGAGCTGGCAATGCAGAAGTCCAGACTGCTCCAAGAGAGACAGAAACTCAGCTCCCAACTCAAACAA TCTCGCAGTAAGACGCAGGAAACCCAGGCCCAGGTACTGCAGGATGCCCATGTGGTCTGCTGCACCTTGAGCACCAGCGGCAGCACCATCCTGGAGTCGGCGTTCCGGCGCCTGGGACACAAGCCCTTTATCTGCATCATCGTGGACGAG GCAGGGCAGGCCACCGAGACGGAGACTCTCATCCCTATGCTATACCAGTGCAACGCCCTCATCCTGGTGGGAGACCCCCATCAGCTGCCCCCCACGGTTATCTCCCAG AAAGCGAAGGAGTTGAAGTACGGCCAGTCCCTGATGGCTCGGCTGGTGAGGAACCTAGATGACTACTGTAAGGAGAACAAGAAGCCCAGCCCTGTGGTCTTCCTTAGCTGCCAGTACCGCATGCACCCCGAAATCTGCGAGTTCCCCTCCAAGCACATCTACCGCAAGGCCCTTAAAACTGACAG TGAAACtgcagagaggagggggaactTTGGCTGGCCTCTCCAGCCCTACCGTGTGTTTGACGTGACCGACGGTCAGGAGGTCAAGGAGGGAGC GTCGTTCAGCAACCTGAAAGAGGTGCAGCTAGTCGTGTTCCTGCTGAGGCTGATGGCTGAGAAGCAGCAGGTCAAGGTGGGGGTCATCACGCCCTACAATGCCCAGAAGGACCGCATCAACCGCGAGATGGCCAAGGTGGTCAACAAGAACCTCAC GGTGGACGTTGACACTGTGGAGGGCTTCCAGGGCCGAGAGATGGACTGTATCATTGTCTCTTGCGTCAGGGCGAGCGACGAGCAGGGCGGCATCGG attccTGGGGAATCGCCAGAGGTTGAATGTGACCATCACCCGGGCCAAGTTTAGCCTGTTCATTCTGGGCCATCTACGGACACTCCAG GAAAACCAAGACTGGGGCGCGCTCATCAAGGATGCCGCTACACGAGACGTCATTATATCAACGAATGAGATGACCTTCAAGACCGACGCCAGGAAGATCTTCAAGCAGGAGCTGACCAGGAGCTTGTCTTACCCCCTCAGAGAACCAGGCCCTCCCCCTGCTGCCCCCTGTCCCACCGCCGATCCCCCCAGGCCTGCTCCCTTCCAGCTACGCCGCTCTTCTGAGCCAGCCCTGTTCGCCCAGGGCAGGGACTCCCCCCAGCAGCCCTGGTCGGCATCCCCTCCCCAGGACGCTGACAGGCCCAGAGACCCCCGTCTGGTAGTCCAGACCCCCCAGTATAGAGGAGACTGGAATCGGCGAGCTGAAGGAATCAGGGTCCCACAAGCCGAGATCAGAAGAGACCCACGAGCTGAGAGGGAACCACGAGGATGCAACAGCCCAGAGCAGCGTCACCCCACTGGATACCAAAACCAGAGATGGGCTgtcagggagagggacagagagcaaCACCGTTCACCAGTCTCCGAGCCATACCCAGGAGACGAAGTTAACAGACCACCGAGGGAACCCAGACAGAGAGACTATAATCGCTACAGTGCTACAGCCTCCTtcaaccaccacacacacactcatccccGGAAACGAGACCCAGACCCCGGATGGATCCCTCCCACCTACTccaagagggggaaagagaggactgaCCACTGA